In Fusarium oxysporum Fo47 chromosome XI, complete sequence, the following are encoded in one genomic region:
- a CDS encoding Alpha/beta hydrolase fold-1, whose amino-acid sequence MSPTILAVPGAWHTVESFEPIKKIFTQKGYQFVSQNAPGLHDANATCQDDAESLRTKLLHPLIEDGKDIVVLMHSYGGMYGSQAVRGLSKKEREQAGKKGGVIALIYVSAVTPVEGKTTLDMMGTDAKNLPPWVEYNETTGWVKFTRAKETMYHDISDTEAEYYMSLLKDQALNSMNTPISYSPLTDENFKGKAGYVICGADRVVPPAGQEMYAAVGEIDRKVTVEKASHAFFVTAAEETVDAVLQLVES is encoded by the exons ATGTCTCCAACTATCTTGGCTGTACCGGGTGCATGGCATACCGTCGAGTCATTTGAGCCCATAAAGAAAATCTTCACGCAAAAGGGATACCAATTCGTCAGCCAAAATGCACCAGGATTGCATGATGCAAACGCCACTTGTCAAGACGATGCTGAATCACTACGGACGAAACTCCTACACCCGCTTATTGAGGATGGCAAGGATATCGTGGTGTTGATGCATTCTTACGGCGGAATGTATGGTTCACAGGCTGTTCGAGGCTTAAGCAAGAAAGAGCGGGAACAAGCGGGTAAAAAAGGTGGTGTAATCGCCCTGATCTACGTCTCGGCTGTAACACCCGTTGAAGGGAAAACAACCCTGGACATGATGGGCACAGACGCAAAGAATCTTCCTCCGTGGGTTGAATACAAC GAGACAACGGGCTGGGTCAAATTCACAAGGGCAAAAGAAACAATGTATCACGACATCTCCGACACAGAAGCAGAGTATTATATGTCATTGCTAAAAGACCAAGCGTTGAATAGTATGAACACGCCGATTTCTTATTCTCCGCTTACAGATGAGAATTTTAAGGGAAAGGCAGGTTATGTTATCTGCGGGGCTGATCGTGTTGTGCCCCCGGCGGGACAGGAGATGTATGCGGCTGTAGGGGAGATCGACAGGAAAGTGACAGTTGAGAAGGCGAGCCATGCTTTTTTTGTTACTGCGGCTGAGGAGACTGTTGATGCGGTTCTTCAGCTGGTGGAGAGCTGA
- a CDS encoding Alpha/Beta hydrolase protein: MSQEFVLPRPGARYKPQPPVPGPTEAAFVETFGALLPAAQFLQTPRGKAAYYEIKPSSPKDDTTKIDKVLFIHGVQTPALGMLPLARDLEKSFPAAHMVLIDLWGHGLSDTPVVPHEPSLFHQLIDDLLDHLSWPSAHLVGFSFGGATTVSYVASRPSRVKSFTLVAPAGLLQLSMFTPDEQACLQGDDEYAAKKCVLNILEGGDLVVPADWKQRVAKGEVVAEAVREWQMREHPGHTASVVAIFRDGGVMGSHAHFDEAAKTGIPSLAVLGELDSLCSKDQLNEHGFENVFVVPKAVHSVVRDQAEDVASLIGDFWKKLEKQ; this comes from the coding sequence ATGTCACAAGAATTTGTTCTCCCGCGCCCAGGGGCGCGTTACAAGCCTCAGCCGCCAGTTCCGGGGCCGACAGAGGCCGCTTTCGTTGAAACATTCGGAGCGCTACTGCCAGCTGCTCAATTCCTTCAGACTCCCCGCGGCAAGGCTGCTTATTACGAGATCAAGCCTTCGTCACCCAAGGATGATACCACCAAAATTGATAAAGTGCTGTTCATCCATGGTGTTCAGACCCCAGCGCTAGGCATGCTGCCCCTTGCCCGCGATCTTGAGAAATCGTTCCCGGCTGCGCATATGGTTCTGATCGATCTCTGGGGCCACGGACTGAGCGATACACCTGTTGTTCCGCACGAACCATCTCTATTCCACCAGCTGATTGACGATCTACTGGATCATCTGAGCTGGCCGTCTGCTCATCTCGTAGGCTTTTCCTTTGGCGGAGCCACTACTGTCAGCTACGTTGCCTCCAGGCCCTCACGTGTCAAGAGCTTCACTCTCGTCGCGCCCGCAGGCCTCTTACAACTATCCATGTTCACGCCTGATGAGCAAGCCTGTCTTCAAGGAGACGACGAATATGCTGCAAAGAAGTGCGTGTTGAACATTCTCGAAGGCGGTGACCTTGTTGTGCCAGCAGATTGGAAACAAAGGGTCGCCAAGGGTGAGGTCGTCGCAGAGGCAGTACGCGAATGGCAGATGCGCGAGCACCCGGGACATACAGCTTCTGTCGTTGCGATTTTCAGAGACGGCGGTGTAATGGGCTCGCATGCTCACTTTGATGAGGCGGCGAAGACGGGAATTCCATCACTCGCTGTGCTTGGCGAGCTGGATAGCTTGTGCAGCAAGGATCAGCTGAATGAGCATGGATTTGAGAATGTTTTTGTTGTTCCAAAGGCTGTGCATAGTGTTGTGAGGGATCAGGCTGAGGATGTTGCTAGCCTCATAGGGGATTTCTGGAAGAAACTAGAGAAACAATAA
- a CDS encoding FAD binding domain-containing protein, whose protein sequence is MATTQETSVIIVGGSLVGLSTALFLSHLNIPTILIERHPSSSLHPRAIGYTARTVELFRTVGVESKLKGIQWSGGPPRRIVVESLAGRWTKEQGWTQKPKGGPPVSFSEYSPTEGVAIAQDVIEPVLRDRARELGADLRLGFTVTGWSQDGAGVTVNATGSGGEEIHVKASYMVACDGNRSRIRESLGIQRHGVGLLRKLQSIMFRCEPLQHFLDHGYSQFQIEGGEDGLEAFMTTYGGGRWMLAWNQEVDDPEAVLDDATQRDMIRKASGVQDLRDEGIKLITTGKWDIGGLIADKFSSGRIFLAGDAAHALPPNRGGYGANTGIADAHNLAWKLASVLRGESSPELLDTYDVERRPVADVRHDQIFAREDYKRYVVDKEWPGKDVEVMDDAAIEFGYFYNSKGIIGGPGGSVPVKRPDEWNGQPGTRAPHVALQGDQDSTLDFFGTSWVVISKDKNWRQLVAEASKATDVKITFVHIGSSVAEKNEGDFDTLFGLEASGASLVRPDGFIAWRTKNRPAEPQDDLTQAVAQISFSPKHTRG, encoded by the coding sequence ATGGCAACTACACAAGAAACTTcagtcatcatcgtcggcgGTAGCCTCGTCGGCCTCTCAACagccctcttcctctcccaTCTCAACATCCCCACAATTCTCATTGAGCGTCACCCTAGTAGCTCCCTTCACCCTCGTGCCATTGGCTACACTGCCCGAACAGTTGAACTCTTCCGTACCGTTGGCGTGGAGTCGAAACTCAAAGGCATTCAATGGTCAGGCGGTCCACCCCGGCGTATCGTTGTTGAGAGTCTTGCCGGCAGGTGGACGAAGGAGCAAGGCTGGACGCAGAAACCCAAAGGTGGACCGCCTGTTTCGTTTTCGGAGTATTCTCCTACTGAAGGTGTTGCTATCGCTCAAGATGTCATTGAACCTGTTTTGAGAGATCGCGCGAGGGAGCTTGGTGCGGATCTTAGACTGGGCTTTACTGTTACGGGCTGGAGTCAAGATGGTGCAGGTGTTACAGTCAATGCTACTGGAAGTGGCGGTGAAGAAATCCATGTCAAGGCAAGTTACATGGTCGCATGCGATGGCAACCGCAGCCGTATTCGGGAAAGTCTCGGTATCCAACGTCATGGCGTTGGTCTTCTTCGCAAGCTCCAGAGCATCATGTTCAGATGCGAGCCTCTTCAACATTTCCTCGACCACGGTTACAGTCAATTCCAGATTGAAGGTGGCGAAGATGGTTTAGAGGCTTTCATGACCACTTATGGTGGCGGGCGATGGATGCTAGCTTGGAATCAAGAGGTCGACGACCCTGAAGCTGTTCTAGATGACGCGACCCAGCGCGACATGATCCGCAAGGCTTCTGGTGTACAGGATCTCCGCGATGAGGGCATTAAACTCATTACTACTGGTAAATGGGACATCGGTGGTCTCATTGCGGATAAGTTCTCTTCTGGTCGTATCTTCCTTGCTGGCGATGCAGCTCATGCCCTCCCTCCAAACCGTGGTGGTTACGGAGCAAACACCGGCATAGCCGATGCACATAACCTTGCATGGAAGCTCGCATCAGTGCTTCGCGGCGAATCATCGccagagcttcttgatacGTATGACGTTGAGAGACGACCTGTCGCAGATGTCCGGCATGACCAGATCTTTGCAAGGGAGGACTACAAGCGATACGTCGTCGACAAGGAATGGCCTGGAAAGGATGTCGAGGTCATGGATGATGCCGCGATTGAGTTCGGCTATTTCTACAACTCAAAGGGTATCATCGGTGGTCCTGGTGGATCTGTTCCCGTGAAGAGACCAGATGAGTGGAACGGACAACCAGGTACTCGAGCACCTCATGTCGCTTTGCAGGGAGATCAAGATTCAACGCTAGACTTTTTCGGTACATCCTGGGTCGTTATCTCAAAGGACAAGAACTGGCGCCAGCTTGTCGCAGAGGCATCTAAAGCGACCGACGTAAAGATCACGTTTGTGCATATTGGAAGCAGtgttgctgagaagaatgaggggGACTTCGATACATTGTTTGGTTTGGAGGCCAGCGGCGCTTCTTTGGTTCGACCAGATGGTTTCATTGCTTGGAGAACGAAGAACCGACCGGCTGAACCACAGGACGACTTGACGCAGGCGGTGGCCCAGATTTCATTCTCACCGAAGCACACGAGGGGGTAA
- a CDS encoding thioredoxin-like protein yields MLLSNIPNYLSLLSFNPAKPNPTTPVTEIKSQDDYEKFLKKYKVVIINANASWACPCKAMSPIYERLSNQIPYNPEYFALTKLDIDEVSDVAEKLDVPGIPFYMAYEDGKRKDNILMPGLSTLQKFLISWSDKAHELGKEPEKK; encoded by the coding sequence ATGCTGCTGTCAAATATCCCCAACTATTTATCTCTATTGTCATTCAATCCCGCCAAGCCAAACCCCACCACGCCTGTCACTGAGATCAAAAGCCAAGATGACTATGAAAAATTCCTTAAGAAGTACAaagtcgtcatcatcaatgcAAATGCTTCATGGGCTTGTCCCTGCAAGGCCATGAGCCCTATCTACGAGAGGCTCTCCAACCAAATCCCTTACAACCCGGAATACTTCGCCCTCACCAAACTCGACATCGACGAAGTATCCGATGTTGCTGAAAAGCTTGATGTTCCAGGTATCCCGTTTTATATGGCTTACGAGGATGGAAAGAGGAAGGATAATATCTTAATGCCTGGCCTGAGTACACTCCAGAAGTTTCTTATTTCGTGGTCTGATAAGGCTCATGAGCTGGGGAAGGAGCCAGAAAAGAAGTGA